The following are encoded in a window of Streptomyces griseiscabiei genomic DNA:
- a CDS encoding LacI family DNA-binding transcriptional regulator yields the protein MPRGTPDGTAADPPDTTPRGRSRRNFAGSRPVMDDVARLAGVSKQTVSRVLNDNPAVRRETREAVLEAMRTLGYRPSRSARSLASGRTRMLGVISFDAARYGPAATLTAINTAAQDAGYLVSSIALDTADRDTVVQAVDRLSAEGADGIIAIAPQRPVATALAGARPDTPLVMLDNGLGDGTPVVSSDFTAGARLATEHLLGLGHRTVWHIAGPTGWTSAERRAASWRETLERAGARVHAPLVGDWSADSGYELGRRLADRPEVTAVFVSNDQMALGLLRALHEAGRRVPDDVSVVGYDDIPEAAHLLPPLTTIRTDFSLIGTVALRLLVRQLGEPGVSGGAAVVGSVVPVELIVRDSTGAVG from the coding sequence ATGCCCCGAGGCACCCCGGACGGCACCGCGGCCGACCCCCCCGACACCACCCCCCGAGGCCGCAGCCGCCGCAACTTCGCCGGCTCCCGCCCGGTGATGGACGACGTGGCCCGCCTCGCGGGCGTGTCCAAGCAGACCGTCTCCCGCGTCCTCAACGACAACCCGGCCGTCCGCCGGGAGACCCGCGAGGCCGTCCTGGAGGCGATGCGCACCCTCGGCTACCGCCCCAGCCGCAGCGCCCGCTCGCTCGCCAGCGGCCGCACCCGGATGCTCGGAGTGATCTCCTTCGACGCGGCCCGCTACGGCCCCGCCGCCACCCTGACCGCGATCAACACGGCCGCCCAGGACGCCGGCTACCTCGTCAGCTCCATCGCCCTGGACACGGCGGACCGGGACACCGTGGTCCAGGCGGTCGACCGGCTGTCGGCGGAGGGCGCGGACGGCATCATCGCGATCGCCCCCCAGCGCCCGGTCGCCACCGCCCTGGCCGGCGCCCGCCCCGACACCCCGCTGGTGATGCTGGACAACGGCCTCGGCGACGGCACCCCCGTGGTCTCCTCGGACTTCACGGCGGGCGCCCGGCTGGCGACGGAGCATCTGCTGGGCCTCGGCCACCGTACGGTCTGGCACATCGCGGGACCCACGGGCTGGACGTCCGCCGAGCGCCGTGCGGCGAGCTGGCGCGAGACCCTGGAGCGGGCCGGTGCCCGGGTCCACGCGCCCCTCGTCGGGGACTGGAGCGCCGACTCCGGTTACGAGCTGGGCCGGCGGCTCGCGGACCGCCCGGAGGTCACCGCCGTGTTCGTCTCCAACGACCAGATGGCCCTGGGGCTGCTGCGCGCGCTGCACGAGGCGGGGCGCCGGGTCCCGGACGACGTCAGCGTGGTCGGTTACGACGACATCCCGGAGGCGGCGCATCTGCTGCCGCCGCTGACGACGATCCGTACGGACTTCTCGCTCATCGGCACGGTGGCGCTGCGCTTGCTGGTGCGGCAGTTGGGGGAGCCGGGGGTTTCGGGGGGCGCGGCGGTGGTGGGATCGGTCGTGCCCGTCGAGCTGATCGTTCGGGACAGTACGGGGGCGGTGGGGTAG
- a CDS encoding SAM-dependent methyltransferase, with protein sequence MPDNGWPADRIDTEHAHSARIYDYILGGKDYYPADKEAGDAMAHEWPALPVHMRANRDWMNRAVRWLAEKAGMRQFLDIGTGIPTSPNLHEIAQSVAPESRVVYVDNDPIVLTLSQGLLASTPEGKTAYIEADFQDPETVLGSAEFRDTLDLSKPVALTVIAIVHFVLDEDDAVGIVRRLLEPLPSGSYLAMTIGTAEFAPEEVGRVAREYAARDMPMRLRTIDEAHEFFDGLDLVEPGIVQVHKWLPDGTGEQGIRDEDIAMYGAIARKP encoded by the coding sequence TTGCCCGACAACGGATGGCCGGCCGACCGGATCGACACCGAGCACGCGCACTCCGCGCGTATCTACGACTACATCCTCGGCGGCAAGGACTACTACCCGGCCGACAAGGAGGCCGGTGACGCGATGGCGCACGAGTGGCCGGCCCTGCCGGTCCATATGCGCGCCAACCGCGACTGGATGAACCGCGCGGTGCGCTGGCTCGCCGAGAAGGCGGGCATGCGCCAGTTCCTCGACATCGGAACCGGCATCCCCACCTCCCCCAACCTCCACGAGATAGCCCAGTCGGTGGCCCCCGAGTCCCGGGTCGTCTACGTGGACAACGACCCGATCGTCCTCACCCTGTCCCAGGGATTACTGGCCAGCACCCCCGAGGGCAAGACCGCGTACATCGAGGCCGACTTCCAGGACCCGGAGACCGTCCTCGGTTCCGCCGAGTTCCGGGACACCCTCGACCTGAGCAAGCCGGTCGCGCTCACCGTGATCGCGATCGTCCACTTCGTCCTGGACGAGGACGACGCGGTCGGCATCGTCCGCCGTCTCCTCGAACCGCTCCCCTCGGGCAGCTATCTGGCGATGACCATCGGCACCGCCGAGTTCGCCCCCGAGGAGGTGGGCCGCGTCGCCCGCGAGTACGCGGCCCGCGACATGCCGATGCGGCTGCGCACCATCGACGAGGCCCACGAGTTCTTCGACGGCCTCGACCTCGTCGAGCCCGGCATCGTCCAGGTCCACAAGTGGCTCCCGGACGGCACGGGCGAGCAGGGCATCCGCGACGAGGACATCGCGATGTACGGGGCGATCGCCAGGAAACCGTGA
- a CDS encoding DUF397 domain-containing protein — MPARELGVQDWHRPWSDDAGGACVEVKKLADGRVAVRQSTDPDGPALLFTPREMTTFLTGVKAGEADFLL; from the coding sequence ATGCCGGCCCGCGAGCTCGGCGTCCAGGACTGGCACCGGCCCTGGAGCGACGACGCCGGCGGCGCCTGCGTGGAGGTGAAGAAGCTCGCCGACGGCCGGGTCGCGGTACGCCAGTCGACCGACCCGGACGGGCCCGCGCTGCTCTTCACCCCCCGTGAGATGACCACGTTCCTGACCGGTGTGAAGGCGGGAGAGGCCGACTTCCTGCTCTGA
- a CDS encoding helix-turn-helix domain-containing protein has protein sequence MTAETDWGGAPSVLRMILGRQLEELRTRAGLTFEQAGEAIGVSHSTIRRLEAAKVARLRLPDVEKLLQIYGVSDQQEIETFLKSVREANKRGWWHTYRDVLPDWFAAYLSLEQAALQIRAYEPQFVHGLLQTEEYARALLGAGNPHAATADTERRVALRMRRQELLTRAQPPRLWVVMDETVLRWPVGGPDVMRAQVDHLIELNRLPHVTVQIMPFQNGPHPAMRAGAFHLFRFRAPELPDIVYLNGLVGAVYLDKGEDVVVYREALDRLGAQSAPARKTEALLGALRKEL, from the coding sequence GTGACCGCGGAAACGGACTGGGGCGGAGCCCCATCCGTGCTGCGCATGATCCTCGGCAGACAGCTGGAGGAGTTGCGCACCCGTGCCGGGCTGACGTTCGAGCAGGCGGGCGAGGCGATCGGAGTCAGCCATTCCACGATCCGCCGGCTGGAGGCCGCCAAGGTCGCCCGGCTCCGCCTCCCCGACGTCGAGAAACTGCTCCAGATCTACGGCGTCTCGGACCAGCAGGAGATCGAGACCTTCCTCAAGTCGGTCCGCGAGGCCAACAAGCGCGGCTGGTGGCACACCTACCGCGATGTCCTGCCCGACTGGTTCGCCGCCTATCTGAGCCTGGAACAGGCCGCGCTCCAGATCCGCGCGTACGAGCCGCAGTTCGTGCACGGTCTGCTCCAGACCGAGGAGTACGCCCGCGCCCTCCTCGGTGCCGGCAACCCGCACGCGGCGACGGCGGACACCGAGCGGCGCGTGGCGCTGCGGATGCGGCGCCAGGAACTCCTCACCCGTGCGCAACCGCCGCGGCTGTGGGTGGTGATGGACGAGACGGTGCTCAGATGGCCGGTCGGCGGACCGGACGTGATGCGCGCCCAGGTCGACCATCTGATCGAGCTGAACCGGCTGCCGCATGTGACGGTCCAGATCATGCCGTTCCAGAACGGCCCGCACCCGGCGATGCGGGCCGGTGCGTTCCATCTCTTCCGGTTCAGGGCACCCGAGTTGCCCGACATCGTCTACCTCAACGGTCTGGTCGGCGCCGTCTACCTCGACAAGGGGGAGGACGTCGTCGTCTACCGCGAGGCCCTGGACCGGTTGGGCGCGCAGTCCGCGCCCGCCCGCAAGACCGAGGCTCTCCTCGGCGCACTACGCAAGGAGCTCTGA
- a CDS encoding ATP-binding protein, protein MFGLPAVPASAGEARRTVRELLGEWGVRPETREDALLITSELVTNALTHTDSEWIVCRLHLTGRRLRIEVEDQNSRHTQPARRRPGPDDQNGRGLLLVGMLSSDWGVRDTPQRSGRVVWAELPSEGRDTADPAPPTAPHEIEGLPLTDLTDPSWT, encoded by the coding sequence GTGTTCGGACTGCCCGCGGTGCCCGCCTCGGCGGGCGAGGCGCGCAGAACCGTGCGCGAGCTGCTCGGCGAGTGGGGGGTGCGTCCGGAGACCCGTGAGGACGCCCTCCTGATCACGTCCGAGCTGGTCACCAACGCGCTGACGCACACGGACAGCGAGTGGATCGTGTGCCGACTGCATCTCACCGGCCGACGGCTCCGGATCGAGGTCGAGGACCAGAACAGCCGTCACACACAGCCTGCCCGGCGTCGTCCGGGCCCCGACGACCAGAACGGGCGAGGGCTCTTGCTGGTCGGCATGCTCAGCAGCGACTGGGGGGTGCGCGACACCCCACAACGGTCCGGTCGTGTCGTCTGGGCAGAACTGCCGTCGGAGGGCCGGGACACCGCCGATCCCGCCCCTCCGACGGCCCCGCACGAGATCGAAGGCCTCCCCTTGACCGACCTCACCGACCCGTCCTGGACGTAA
- a CDS encoding adenosine kinase, whose protein sequence is MRSEFEIDVLVLGGAGVDTIVYVPELPLPFADSHLVPAIETRAGQTGDFLAVATHTLGLRTHHFDLLGADHEGDLVRALHRDRGVPFTEAPLPGGTRRAVNLVGPDGRRCSLYDGSRSQEVDELPPDTVRALAGVSRHVHVSISQPCAASLPVLAELGVSVSTDLHDWDGVNPYHEPFAYAADLVFVSAAALADPERTMRRITERGRAEAVVATDGARGAYHLVDGELSHIPPVAPPAPAVDSNGAGDAFAAGYLFGRLTGEPPHRCGLLGAIAGAYACTVPSTRTDSIGRGELLARAGEPVR, encoded by the coding sequence GTGCGCAGCGAGTTCGAGATCGACGTCCTCGTGCTGGGGGGAGCGGGCGTCGACACCATCGTCTACGTCCCCGAACTGCCCCTGCCGTTCGCGGACAGCCATCTGGTGCCGGCCATCGAGACCCGGGCCGGGCAGACCGGCGACTTCCTGGCCGTGGCCACGCACACGCTCGGCCTGCGCACCCACCATTTCGACCTGCTCGGCGCCGATCACGAGGGCGACCTCGTCCGGGCCCTGCACCGCGACCGGGGCGTCCCCTTCACCGAGGCGCCGCTGCCCGGCGGCACCCGGCGCGCGGTCAACCTGGTCGGTCCGGACGGCCGCCGCTGCTCGCTCTACGACGGCAGCCGGAGCCAGGAGGTGGACGAACTGCCGCCGGACACGGTCCGCGCGCTGGCCGGGGTCAGCCGCCACGTCCATGTCTCCATCAGCCAGCCCTGCGCAGCCTCCCTGCCGGTGCTGGCCGAGCTGGGGGTGAGCGTCTCCACCGATCTGCACGACTGGGACGGCGTCAACCCGTACCACGAGCCGTTCGCGTACGCCGCCGACCTGGTCTTCGTGTCGGCCGCCGCGCTCGCGGACCCGGAGCGGACCATGCGCCGGATCACCGAGCGGGGCCGGGCCGAGGCCGTCGTCGCCACGGACGGGGCGCGCGGCGCGTACCACCTCGTCGACGGCGAACTGAGCCACATCCCGCCGGTGGCCCCGCCGGCGCCGGCGGTGGACTCCAACGGCGCGGGGGACGCGTTCGCGGCGGGCTACCTCTTCGGCCGGCTCACCGGTGAACCCCCGCACCGGTGCGGCCTGTTGGGCGCGATCGCGGGCGCGTACGCCTGCACGGTCCCCTCGACCCGTACGGACTCCATCGGCCGCGGAGAACTGCTCGCCCGCGCCGGGGAGCCGGTCCGCTGA
- a CDS encoding GTP-binding protein: MSVEPLVPTALKILIAGGFGVGKTTMVGSVSEVTPLATEEHITEAGRRVDDLRGVERKVSTTVALDFGRITFSPELVLYLFGTPGQDRFWFMWDDLCSGALGAVVLADTRKLDACFPAVDFFESRDIPFAVGVNCFDGHRDVDTEQVRQALDLPPAVPVLLCDVRQRHSSKELLLAVLGAARRRMEARLVAAGLRPG, from the coding sequence GTGTCCGTCGAGCCTCTGGTACCCACCGCCCTGAAGATCCTCATAGCGGGCGGCTTCGGCGTCGGCAAGACCACGATGGTGGGCTCGGTGAGCGAGGTGACCCCGCTGGCGACCGAGGAGCACATCACCGAGGCCGGCAGACGGGTGGACGACCTCAGAGGTGTCGAGAGGAAGGTCTCCACCACGGTCGCCCTGGACTTCGGCCGGATCACCTTCTCCCCCGAACTGGTGCTCTACCTCTTCGGGACGCCGGGACAGGACCGTTTCTGGTTCATGTGGGACGACCTGTGCAGCGGTGCCCTCGGGGCCGTCGTGCTCGCCGACACCCGCAAGCTCGACGCCTGCTTCCCCGCGGTCGACTTCTTCGAGTCCCGCGACATTCCGTTCGCGGTCGGCGTCAACTGCTTCGACGGGCACCGTGACGTGGACACCGAGCAGGTCCGCCAGGCGCTCGACCTGCCGCCCGCCGTCCCCGTCCTGCTCTGCGACGTACGCCAGCGCCACTCCAGCAAGGAACTCCTCCTCGCCGTCCTCGGCGCGGCCCGCCGCCGGATGGAGGCCCGTCTGGTGGCGGCGGGCCTGCGGCCGGGCTGA
- a CDS encoding roadblock/LC7 domain-containing protein, producing MTEQERPGPQLDWLLDGLVERIPEIHCAIVLSGDGLLIGKSKDIRFDDAEHLSAVGSGMHSLARGVARHFQGGEVQQTVIQMERAFLFVTAAGRGARLAAIASEEVDVGMMAFEMGTLVKQVGKYLSAAPRSETPSDYVQDA from the coding sequence ATGACAGAGCAGGAACGACCCGGTCCCCAACTGGACTGGCTGCTGGACGGACTCGTGGAGCGCATACCCGAGATCCACTGCGCCATCGTGCTCTCCGGGGACGGCCTTCTCATCGGCAAGTCGAAGGACATCCGGTTCGACGACGCGGAACATCTGTCCGCCGTCGGCTCGGGCATGCACAGTCTGGCCCGGGGTGTGGCCCGGCACTTCCAGGGCGGCGAGGTCCAGCAGACGGTCATCCAGATGGAGCGGGCGTTCCTCTTCGTCACCGCCGCGGGCCGGGGCGCGCGGCTCGCCGCGATCGCCTCGGAGGAGGTGGACGTCGGCATGATGGCCTTCGAGATGGGCACCCTGGTCAAGCAGGTCGGCAAGTACCTGAGCGCGGCGCCCCGTTCGGAGACCCCGTCCGATTATGTGCAGGACGCGTGA
- a CDS encoding acyl-CoA dehydrogenase family protein encodes MEHVFTTQDHEDLRQRVREFAERVVRPLIPEMEASRTVLVGLSRLIAQQGWIGATIDPVYGGMGAGHLAKTVIIEELSRVSGAMGAMVQASQLGVAKIVHFGDESQKRHWLPRIASGEVLPTIAVTEPGSGGHVAGMESSAVRDGDDYVLNGRKVFVGNSHVGDVHGVVVRTGPGSKGMTAFLVESDRPGFSLAEQVPSMGLHGFSFGELIFEDCRVPAANRLGEEGEGLAVAYSSSVLYGRLNLTAVSLGIHQAVFEETARYCGETQRYGRPLGHLPNIKIELGRMLQRLTLARQSAYLAAHLLDQGQPCDVELMTAKLFNVESSIESAQASVKMHAACGLFTDRPVERYLRDAFHIYAPAGTSEIQGLRLGEFALGENKGQWSERLADLVRTPQVEQRETEPIPVGELV; translated from the coding sequence GTGGAACACGTCTTCACAACCCAGGATCATGAGGATCTACGGCAGCGCGTACGCGAGTTCGCCGAGCGTGTGGTGCGGCCTCTGATACCCGAGATGGAGGCCTCCCGGACCGTACTGGTGGGGCTCTCCCGGCTGATCGCCCAACAGGGCTGGATCGGCGCCACGATCGACCCGGTCTACGGCGGCATGGGCGCGGGCCATCTGGCCAAGACCGTCATCATCGAGGAACTGTCCCGGGTGAGCGGCGCGATGGGGGCCATGGTGCAGGCCTCCCAGCTCGGCGTCGCCAAGATCGTCCACTTCGGTGACGAGAGCCAGAAGCGGCACTGGCTGCCGAGGATCGCCTCGGGAGAGGTGCTCCCGACCATCGCTGTGACCGAGCCGGGGTCGGGGGGCCACGTGGCCGGCATGGAGAGCAGCGCGGTGCGGGACGGCGACGACTACGTCCTCAACGGCCGCAAGGTCTTCGTCGGCAACAGCCATGTCGGCGACGTGCACGGGGTGGTGGTCCGCACCGGGCCCGGCTCCAAGGGCATGACGGCCTTCCTCGTCGAGTCCGACCGGCCCGGCTTCTCCCTCGCCGAGCAGGTGCCCTCCATGGGCCTGCACGGCTTCAGCTTCGGCGAACTCATCTTCGAGGACTGCCGCGTCCCGGCCGCCAACCGCCTGGGCGAGGAGGGCGAGGGGCTGGCCGTGGCCTACTCCTCGTCGGTGCTCTACGGCCGCCTCAACCTCACCGCGGTGTCCCTGGGCATCCACCAGGCGGTGTTCGAGGAGACCGCCCGGTACTGCGGCGAGACCCAGCGCTACGGGCGCCCGCTGGGGCACCTGCCCAACATCAAGATCGAGCTGGGGCGGATGCTGCAACGCCTCACCCTCGCGCGGCAGAGCGCCTATCTCGCCGCGCATCTGCTGGACCAGGGACAGCCCTGCGACGTCGAGTTGATGACCGCGAAGCTCTTCAACGTCGAGTCGTCCATCGAGTCGGCCCAGGCGTCCGTCAAGATGCACGCGGCCTGCGGCCTGTTCACCGACCGCCCGGTCGAGCGCTATCTGCGCGACGCCTTCCACATCTACGCCCCCGCCGGCACCTCCGAGATCCAGGGGCTGCGGCTGGGCGAGTTCGCACTCGGCGAGAACAAGGGCCAGTGGTCCGAACGCCTCGCCGACCTGGTCCGCACCCCACAGGTCGAGCAGCGGGAAACGGAACCGATCCCGGTCGGCGAGCTGGTCTAG
- a CDS encoding GAF domain-containing protein, translating to MNSPYSSYEPPLDRLLLTPEDPVGPQRAARLSQLGLADIPRPEFDAFARRLALELDAPYAMVNFVDDRRQFFAGLYTPDAGPVNISTGQLAETSMSREMRLDHGFCPHTVKRTAALVLDDVCDYPRFAGNPVVDEIGIRSYMGAPLVDTLAGINLGTICVVDTDSRTWGRQRLEIIKHMAQEMSDQIHSLASGR from the coding sequence ATGAACAGCCCCTACTCCTCCTACGAGCCACCGCTCGACCGTCTCCTCCTCACCCCCGAGGACCCGGTCGGCCCGCAACGCGCCGCGAGGCTCTCGCAACTGGGGCTCGCCGACATCCCCCGGCCCGAGTTCGACGCGTTCGCGCGCCGGCTGGCCCTGGAGCTGGACGCGCCGTACGCGATGGTCAACTTCGTCGACGACAGGCGGCAGTTCTTCGCCGGGCTCTACACCCCGGACGCTGGGCCGGTGAACATCTCGACGGGGCAGCTGGCCGAGACCTCGATGAGCCGGGAGATGCGGCTCGACCACGGTTTCTGCCCGCACACCGTCAAGCGGACGGCGGCGCTGGTACTCGATGACGTCTGCGACTACCCGCGGTTCGCGGGCAACCCGGTCGTGGACGAGATCGGCATCCGCTCCTACATGGGCGCCCCGCTGGTGGACACTCTGGCCGGCATCAACCTGGGCACGATCTGTGTCGTGGACACCGACTCCCGTACCTGGGGGCGGCAGCGGCTGGAGATCATCAAACACATGGCGCAGGAGATGTCCGACCAGATCCACTCCCTCGCCTCCGGCCGCTGA
- a CDS encoding GTP-binding protein has protein sequence MAYAHGSDPFPTALKILVAGGFGVGKTTFVGAVSEIAPLSTEEVITTASAGTDSLAGVEEKSTTTVALDFGRITLSRDHVLYLFGTPGQERFWFMWDELSDGALGAVVLADTRRLDACFPAVDFFEVRGIPFVVGVNEFDGAYQYSIDEVRDAIGLKSNAPIVFCDARHCSSGTGVLVELVQHLLSMTPGVATHQPPVLR, from the coding sequence ATGGCCTACGCGCACGGCTCTGACCCCTTCCCGACCGCCCTGAAGATCCTCGTGGCGGGCGGGTTCGGGGTGGGCAAGACGACCTTCGTGGGGGCGGTCAGCGAGATCGCGCCGCTGAGCACCGAGGAGGTCATCACCACGGCCAGCGCCGGTACGGACAGCCTCGCCGGGGTCGAGGAGAAGTCGACCACCACCGTGGCCCTGGACTTCGGCCGGATCACGCTCAGCCGCGACCATGTGCTGTACCTGTTCGGCACTCCCGGGCAGGAACGATTCTGGTTCATGTGGGACGAACTGTCCGACGGTGCGCTGGGCGCGGTGGTGCTCGCCGACACCCGGCGGCTCGACGCGTGCTTCCCCGCCGTGGACTTCTTCGAGGTGCGCGGCATCCCGTTCGTCGTGGGCGTGAACGAGTTCGACGGCGCGTACCAGTACTCCATCGACGAGGTACGGGACGCCATCGGCCTGAAGTCCAACGCGCCGATCGTGTTCTGCGACGCCCGGCACTGCAGCTCCGGCACGGGTGTGCTCGTCGAACTGGTCCAGCATCTGCTCAGCATGACCCCCGGCGTGGCGACGCACCAGCCGCCCGTGCTCCGTTGA
- a CDS encoding DUF742 domain-containing protein → MTDELFLDEEAGRLVRPFTVSNGRTRPSTSFDLLTLVMATGVLPITDLGPDHDLVLGLCARPVPVVEVAARMNLPIAVTKVLLSDLVQHEALTARAPRAVEAASAANREVLEAVLDGLRARL, encoded by the coding sequence ATGACGGACGAGCTGTTCCTGGACGAGGAGGCCGGGCGCTTAGTCCGGCCGTTCACCGTCAGCAACGGGCGCACTCGACCCTCGACGTCGTTCGACCTGCTCACGCTGGTCATGGCCACCGGTGTCCTGCCGATCACCGACCTCGGACCCGATCACGACCTGGTGCTCGGCCTGTGCGCCCGGCCGGTGCCGGTGGTCGAGGTGGCAGCCCGGATGAACCTCCCGATCGCCGTCACCAAAGTCCTGTTGTCCGACCTAGTGCAGCACGAGGCGCTCACCGCACGGGCGCCCCGTGCCGTCGAGGCGGCCTCCGCCGCCAACCGAGAAGTTTTGGAGGCGGTGCTCGATGGCCTACGCGCACGGCTCTGA
- a CDS encoding roadblock/LC7 domain-containing protein, protein MVSDSHPTGQNIDWLLENLKKTVPGTRQVLLLSSDGLSKAHVDLSTDDADRMAAIASGLNSLGRSFGHDRVLGNGGTVRQVIVELHNGILIVASAGHGAVLAVTADATTHTETLGYEMGMLIRAVQPFLATPARRHNAPSSAGM, encoded by the coding sequence ATGGTGAGCGATAGCCACCCCACCGGACAGAACATCGACTGGCTGCTGGAGAACCTCAAGAAGACCGTACCGGGTACCCGCCAGGTCCTGTTGCTCTCGTCCGACGGCTTGAGCAAGGCACATGTGGACCTCAGTACCGACGACGCCGACCGCATGGCCGCCATAGCCTCCGGGCTCAACTCCCTGGGCCGGTCCTTCGGCCACGACAGGGTGCTGGGCAACGGCGGCACCGTCCGGCAGGTCATCGTCGAACTGCACAACGGCATCCTCATCGTGGCCTCGGCGGGCCACGGCGCCGTGCTGGCGGTCACCGCGGACGCGACGACCCACACCGAGACGCTCGGCTACGAGATGGGCATGCTCATCCGCGCCGTGCAGCCGTTCCTCGCCACGCCGGCCCGCCGCCACAACGCGCCGTCCAGCGCGGGGATGTGA
- a CDS encoding sensor histidine kinase, translating into MPEPPPFATPPEHGRPETTTPPSRHRHGKTGASDSANSSSPQPRLTRLAVLPAAFMAGISTAVTGTVLRLQEGTADAATWGVLAGGALLGCGCLVGAVRAAKNRARSDAKRAESLRQAITTGNWALDEDLTRLKRGEQLLSRGFAYQASRGEDPYQKLEYEVTEAQHRAREALVWAASYFQSASDDNSDKVEVFVNLARRLQSLVHRTIRELDDLENQVEDPDLLRRIFGIDHLATRIRRHAENLAVLGGAVSRRQWTNPVTLTEVLRSSIAEVEQYSRVKLVPPIEGTLRGHAVADVIHLLAELVENATMFSHPDTQVLLRSRRVTAGIAIEVEDRGLGIPQEDQDRINTLLADPARIDVAKLLADGRIGLFVVSSLARRHGIAVQLQGNIYGGVQAILVLPQGLLGEEEGQAPVQTPVQVRPAAPQQQAQAPVPARQAPVHAAPPAAVPSHAHAGPPVSRPAAGPPAGLPQRSAAPVPPPSAARHERARPVVDARAEHRTPGYDRPAAVPQGSGGPARPTLPKRRAMEHLAPELRQAPAQRPDTLEQELNFSPGLLAGINRGFGLAGATSDAIPVDDARWATHRPQGEEPHHGER; encoded by the coding sequence ATGCCTGAACCCCCACCCTTCGCGACGCCCCCGGAACACGGCCGGCCGGAGACGACGACTCCCCCGTCCCGTCACCGGCACGGAAAGACCGGGGCATCGGATTCCGCCAACTCGTCCTCGCCCCAGCCCCGGTTGACGCGGCTCGCCGTGCTGCCCGCCGCGTTCATGGCCGGAATATCCACCGCCGTCACCGGCACGGTCCTGCGGCTGCAGGAGGGCACCGCCGACGCCGCCACCTGGGGTGTGCTGGCGGGCGGCGCGCTCCTCGGCTGCGGCTGTCTGGTCGGGGCGGTGCGGGCCGCCAAGAACCGGGCCCGGTCCGACGCCAAGCGCGCCGAGTCCCTGCGGCAGGCCATCACGACCGGCAACTGGGCGCTCGACGAGGACCTGACCCGCCTCAAGCGCGGCGAACAGCTGCTCTCCCGCGGCTTCGCCTACCAGGCGTCGCGCGGCGAAGACCCGTACCAGAAGCTGGAGTACGAGGTCACCGAGGCCCAGCACCGGGCCCGGGAGGCGCTGGTCTGGGCGGCGAGCTACTTCCAGTCGGCCTCCGACGACAACAGCGACAAGGTCGAGGTCTTCGTCAACCTCGCCCGCCGGCTGCAGTCGCTCGTCCACCGCACCATCCGTGAGCTGGACGATCTGGAGAACCAGGTCGAGGACCCGGACCTGCTCCGGCGCATCTTCGGCATCGACCACCTGGCCACCCGAATACGCAGGCACGCCGAGAACCTCGCGGTGCTCGGCGGCGCGGTCTCCCGTCGTCAGTGGACCAACCCGGTGACACTGACCGAGGTGCTGCGGTCCTCCATCGCCGAGGTCGAGCAGTACTCCCGCGTCAAGCTGGTGCCGCCCATCGAGGGCACCCTGCGCGGCCACGCGGTCGCCGACGTCATCCACCTGCTGGCCGAACTGGTCGAGAACGCCACGATGTTCTCCCACCCGGACACCCAGGTCCTGCTGCGCTCCCGCCGGGTGACCGCCGGCATCGCCATCGAGGTCGAGGACCGCGGCCTGGGCATACCCCAGGAGGACCAGGACCGGATCAACACGCTGCTCGCCGACCCGGCCCGGATCGACGTCGCCAAGCTGCTCGCCGACGGCCGGATCGGTCTGTTCGTGGTCTCGTCCCTGGCCCGCAGACACGGCATCGCGGTCCAGCTCCAGGGCAACATCTACGGCGGGGTCCAGGCGATCCTGGTGCTGCCGCAGGGGCTGCTGGGCGAGGAGGAGGGGCAGGCACCCGTCCAGACGCCCGTCCAGGTACGTCCGGCGGCACCCCAGCAGCAGGCGCAGGCCCCCGTACCCGCCCGGCAGGCACCGGTCCACGCGGCTCCCCCGGCCGCCGTACCGTCCCACGCCCACGCGGGGCCCCCGGTGTCCCGCCCCGCCGCCGGTCCGCCGGCGGGCCTGCCGCAGCGGTCGGCCGCGCCGGTGCCGCCCCCGTCGGCCGCCCGGCACGAGCGGGCCCGGCCCGTCGTCGACGCGCGGGCCGAGCACCGGACCCCGGGCTACGACCGTCCGGCGGCCGTCCCGCAGGGGTCCGGCGGTCCCGCCCGGCCGACGCTGCCGAAGCGCCGTGCGATGGAGCATCTGGCGCCCGAACTGCGGCAGGCACCCGCCCAGCGCCCCGACACCCTTGAGCAGGAACTGAACTTCAGTCCCGGCCTCCTGGCCGGAATCAATCGAGGCTTCGGTCTCGCCGGCGCGACCTCCGACGCGATCCCCGTCGACGACGCGCGCTGGGCCACGCACCGACCGCAAGGAGAAGAACCCCACCATGGTGAGCGATAG